Proteins encoded in a region of the Pseudomonas putida genome:
- a CDS encoding membrane integrity-associated transporter subunit PqiC: MKFLRLPFALLMTGLLGLGGCTMHQPVALYQLDSGDPGQPSQSAGMAVVLGPVSVADYLQRETFLQRQADGSLSAATDGRWAGSLSSDIDQLLVRQLAWRLDSQRVVLAPATTGFSPDVQVLLSITRLDSGKDQPAILDAQWRLLDRRGHVRDNRIVHLEQPHEGSESSQVQAQGQLLQKLAEQLSTALKPLANQPAIAEESPKKPAAPVQVKKAPEKSKIPMASPIRTDMEVYRF; this comes from the coding sequence ATGAAATTTCTGCGCCTTCCATTTGCGCTGTTGATGACTGGCCTGCTGGGCCTTGGCGGGTGCACCATGCATCAGCCGGTTGCCCTGTACCAGCTCGACAGTGGTGATCCTGGCCAGCCTTCGCAGAGTGCGGGCATGGCCGTGGTGCTCGGCCCGGTATCGGTGGCCGATTACCTGCAGCGTGAAACCTTTCTGCAGCGTCAAGCCGATGGCAGCCTGAGTGCGGCGACCGACGGCCGTTGGGCTGGCAGCCTTTCGTCGGATATCGACCAACTGCTGGTGCGCCAACTGGCCTGGCGTCTGGACAGCCAACGCGTTGTGCTGGCACCGGCGACCACGGGCTTCAGCCCGGACGTGCAGGTGTTGTTGTCGATCACTCGCCTGGACTCGGGCAAGGATCAGCCGGCCATACTGGATGCCCAGTGGCGTCTGCTCGACCGCCGTGGCCATGTGCGTGACAACCGTATCGTTCACCTCGAACAGCCGCACGAGGGCAGTGAATCGTCGCAGGTTCAGGCTCAGGGCCAACTGCTGCAGAAGCTGGCCGAACAGCTGAGCACAGCGCTGAAGCCGCTGGCCAACCAGCCGGCGATTGCCGAAGAGTCGCCTAAAAAGCCCGCTGCGCCGGTACAGGTGAAGAAGGCACCGGAGAAATCCAAGATCCCGATGGCCTCCCCGATTCGTACCGATATGGAAGTTTATCGGTTCTGA
- the parE gene encoding DNA topoisomerase IV subunit B produces MANPSASAYNADAIEVLSGLDPVRKRPGMYTDTSRPNHLAQEVIDNSVDEALAGHARSVQVILHADHSLEVSDDGRGMPVDIHPEEGVSGVELILTKLHAGGKFSNKNYQFSGGLHGVGISVVNALSTQVRVRVKRDGNEYQMTFADGFKASELEVVGSVGKRNTGTSVYFSPDPKYFDSAKFSISRLKHVLKAKAVLCPGLLVTFEDKASGEKVEWHYEDGLRSYLVDSVSEFQRLPDEPFCGSLAGNKEAVDWALLWLPEGGDSIQESYVNLIPTAQGGTHVNGLRQGLLDAMREFCEFRNLLPRGVKLAPEDIWERISFVLSMKMQEPQFSGQTKERLSSREAAAFVSGVVKDAFSLWLNAHPELGMQLAELAISNAGRRLKASKKVERKRITQGPALPGKLADCAGQDPMRAELFLVEGDSAGGSAKQARDKEFQAILPLRGKILNTWEVDGGEVLASQEVHNIAVAIGVDPGATDLAQLRYGKICILADADSDGLHIATLLCALFVQHFRALVEAGHVYVAMPPLYRIDLGKEIYYALDEAERDGILDRLVAEKKRGKPQVTRFKGLGEMNPPQLRETTMDPNTRRLVQLTLDDVEATCELMDKLLAKKRAGDRKSWLETKGNLAEVMV; encoded by the coding sequence AGGTCATCCTGCATGCCGACCACTCGCTGGAAGTCAGCGACGACGGCCGTGGCATGCCGGTGGACATCCACCCGGAAGAGGGCGTGTCCGGGGTCGAGCTGATCCTCACCAAGCTGCACGCTGGCGGCAAGTTCTCCAACAAGAACTACCAGTTTTCTGGCGGCCTGCATGGTGTGGGCATTTCGGTGGTCAACGCCCTGTCGACCCAGGTGCGCGTGCGTGTCAAACGTGACGGCAACGAATACCAGATGACGTTCGCCGACGGCTTCAAGGCCAGCGAGCTGGAAGTGGTCGGCTCGGTCGGCAAGCGCAACACCGGCACCAGCGTGTACTTCAGCCCCGACCCCAAGTACTTCGACTCGGCCAAGTTCTCCATCAGCCGCCTCAAGCACGTGCTCAAGGCCAAGGCAGTACTGTGCCCGGGCCTGCTGGTCACCTTCGAGGACAAGGCCAGCGGCGAGAAGGTCGAGTGGCATTATGAAGATGGCCTGCGTTCTTACCTGGTCGATTCGGTCAGCGAATTCCAGCGTCTGCCCGACGAGCCGTTCTGCGGCAGCCTGGCTGGCAACAAGGAAGCCGTGGACTGGGCGTTGCTGTGGTTGCCAGAAGGTGGCGACAGCATCCAGGAAAGCTACGTCAACCTGATCCCCACCGCTCAGGGCGGCACCCATGTCAACGGCTTGCGTCAGGGCCTGCTGGATGCCATGCGTGAGTTCTGCGAGTTCCGCAATTTGCTGCCGCGTGGCGTGAAGCTTGCGCCAGAGGACATCTGGGAGCGCATTTCCTTCGTGCTCTCGATGAAAATGCAGGAGCCGCAGTTCTCTGGGCAGACCAAAGAGCGCCTGTCATCGCGCGAGGCGGCCGCGTTCGTTTCCGGCGTGGTCAAGGACGCCTTCAGCCTTTGGCTCAACGCCCACCCCGAGCTGGGCATGCAACTGGCAGAGCTGGCCATCAGCAACGCCGGGCGCCGCCTCAAGGCCAGTAAAAAGGTCGAACGCAAGCGCATCACCCAGGGCCCCGCACTGCCTGGCAAGCTGGCCGATTGCGCCGGCCAGGACCCGATGCGTGCCGAACTGTTCCTGGTTGAGGGTGACTCGGCAGGTGGCTCGGCCAAGCAGGCGCGGGACAAGGAGTTCCAGGCCATCCTGCCGCTGCGCGGCAAGATCCTCAACACCTGGGAAGTGGACGGTGGCGAAGTCCTGGCCAGCCAGGAAGTGCATAACATTGCCGTGGCCATCGGCGTAGATCCGGGTGCCACCGACCTTGCGCAGCTGCGCTACGGCAAGATCTGCATCCTCGCCGACGCCGACTCCGACGGGCTGCACATCGCCACGCTGCTGTGCGCGCTGTTCGTCCAGCACTTCCGTGCGCTGGTCGAGGCCGGGCATGTGTACGTGGCCATGCCGCCGCTGTACCGCATCGACCTTGGCAAGGAAATCTACTACGCCCTCGACGAAGCCGAGCGTGACGGCATTCTCGACCGCCTGGTGGCCGAGAAGAAGCGCGGCAAGCCGCAGGTCACCCGCTTCAAGGGCCTGGGCGAGATGAACCCGCCACAGCTGCGCGAAACCACCATGGACCCGAACACCCGGCGCCTGGTGCAGTTGACCCTGGATGACGTGGAGGCCACCTGCGAGCTGATGGACAAGCTGTTGGCCAAGAAGCGCGCCGGTGACCGCAAGAGTTGGCTGGAAACCAAAGGCAACCTGGCCGAGGTCATGGTTTGA
- the serB gene encoding phosphoserine phosphatase SerB encodes MREIVLINITGEDRPGLTAAITGVLLQGGVSILDIGLAVMHGTLSFGILVDIPDNEVATALLQSVQAKAHELNLQARYTPISEADYQHWADGHGEARHIVTLLSRKITPEQLQRVSAVISQYGLTIERIERLSARVALDAETDKGKAAVEISVRGVPSDAQALRADFFALAEALSIDIAFQKDDLFRRNRRLAVFDMDSTLIEAEVIDELAKAAGVGEQVAAITERAMRGELDFRASFKERMALLKGLDVGVLDEIGASLRLTEGAENLFAELKRLGYKTAILSGGFTYFARQVQARLGIDYVFANELEVVDGKVTGVAVEPIVDAQRKAELLQKLANEEGLQLEQTIAVGDGANDLPMLSLAGLGVAFRAKPLVRQSAKQAISTLGLDGVLYLLGLRDRDARG; translated from the coding sequence GTGCGCGAAATCGTCCTGATCAACATCACCGGTGAGGACCGTCCCGGTCTCACTGCGGCTATCACCGGCGTCCTGCTGCAGGGCGGTGTGAGTATCCTCGACATCGGCCTGGCGGTCATGCACGGCACCTTGTCGTTTGGCATCCTGGTCGATATCCCGGACAACGAAGTGGCGACTGCCCTGCTGCAAAGCGTGCAGGCCAAGGCCCACGAGCTGAACCTGCAGGCCCGCTACACCCCGATTTCCGAGGCGGATTACCAGCACTGGGCCGATGGCCATGGCGAAGCGCGCCACATCGTTACGCTGCTCAGCCGCAAGATCACCCCCGAGCAGTTGCAGCGGGTGAGTGCGGTGATCAGCCAGTACGGCCTGACCATCGAGCGCATCGAGCGCCTGTCGGCCCGTGTGGCGCTGGATGCCGAAACCGACAAGGGCAAGGCAGCCGTCGAGATTTCCGTGCGCGGCGTACCGAGCGATGCCCAGGCCCTGCGTGCCGATTTCTTTGCCTTGGCTGAAGCGCTGAGCATCGACATCGCCTTCCAGAAAGACGACCTGTTCCGCCGCAACCGCCGCCTGGCCGTGTTCGACATGGATTCCACGCTGATTGAGGCTGAAGTCATCGACGAGCTGGCCAAGGCGGCCGGTGTGGGCGAGCAGGTCGCGGCGATCACCGAGCGTGCCATGCGCGGGGAGCTGGATTTCCGCGCCAGTTTCAAGGAGCGCATGGCGCTGCTCAAGGGCCTGGATGTGGGGGTGCTGGACGAAATCGGTGCCTCGCTGCGCCTGACCGAGGGTGCCGAAAACCTGTTCGCCGAGCTCAAGCGCCTGGGTTACAAGACTGCGATCCTGTCCGGTGGCTTTACCTACTTCGCCCGCCAGGTGCAGGCGCGCCTGGGTATCGACTATGTGTTCGCCAACGAGCTGGAAGTGGTCGATGGCAAGGTGACCGGGGTGGCGGTAGAGCCGATCGTCGACGCCCAGCGCAAAGCCGAGCTGTTGCAAAAGCTGGCCAACGAAGAAGGCTTGCAGCTGGAGCAGACCATTGCCGTGGGGGATGGTGCCAACGACCTGCCGATGCTGTCGCTGGCTGGGCTGGGTGTCGCGTTCCGTGCCAAGCCGCTGGTGCGCCAATCGGCCAAGCAGGCTATTTCTACCCTGGGGCTGGATGGCGTGCTGTACCTGCTGGGCCTACGCGACCGCGACGCGCGCGGCTAG
- the asd gene encoding archaetidylserine decarboxylase (Phosphatidylserine decarboxylase is synthesized as a single chain precursor. Generation of the pyruvoyl active site from a Ser is coupled to cleavage of a Gly-Ser bond between the larger (beta) and smaller (alpha chains). It is an integral membrane protein.): MKSRLFIISQYLLPHHLLSRLAGCVAECRARWFKNAFTAWFAKRYQVNMSEALVEDLSAYEHFNAFFTRALKPGARPLDETPGAILCPADGAVSQLGPIEHGRIFQAKGHGFSAQELLGGDPAMAAPFMGGEFATIYLSPKDYHRVHMPLAGTLREMVYVPGRLFSVNQTTAENVPELFARNERVVCLFDTERGPMAVVLVGAMIVASIETVWAGLVTPPKRELKTFRYDEASRAPIHLEKGAELGRFKLGSTAIVLFGPEQVKWAESLGAGSAVRMGQLLAEPAQA; the protein is encoded by the coding sequence ATGAAATCCCGTTTGTTCATCATCAGCCAGTACCTGCTGCCGCACCACCTGCTGTCGCGACTGGCCGGCTGCGTCGCCGAGTGCCGCGCACGCTGGTTCAAAAATGCCTTCACTGCCTGGTTCGCCAAGCGCTATCAGGTCAACATGAGCGAAGCGCTGGTCGAAGACCTGAGCGCGTACGAGCATTTCAACGCGTTCTTCACCCGCGCCCTGAAGCCAGGCGCCCGCCCGCTGGACGAAACCCCGGGCGCCATCCTGTGCCCGGCCGACGGTGCTGTCAGCCAGCTCGGCCCGATCGAGCACGGCCGCATCTTCCAGGCCAAAGGCCACGGTTTCAGCGCGCAAGAGCTGCTGGGCGGTGACCCGGCCATGGCCGCGCCGTTCATGGGCGGCGAGTTCGCCACCATTTACCTGTCGCCCAAGGACTACCACCGCGTGCACATGCCGCTGGCCGGCACCCTGCGTGAAATGGTCTATGTGCCGGGCCGCCTGTTCTCGGTCAACCAGACCACCGCAGAGAACGTTCCCGAGCTGTTCGCTCGCAACGAGCGTGTGGTCTGCCTGTTCGATACCGAACGTGGGCCAATGGCTGTGGTGCTGGTTGGCGCGATGATCGTTGCCTCGATCGAAACCGTATGGGCCGGGCTGGTCACGCCGCCAAAGCGTGAGCTGAAAACCTTCCGTTACGACGAAGCCAGCCGCGCGCCGATCCATCTGGAAAAGGGCGCCGAGCTGGGCCGCTTCAAGCTGGGCTCGACCGCCATCGTGCTGTTCGGGCCGGAGCAGGTGAAGTGGGCTGAAAGCCTGGGTGCTGGTTCTGCAGTGCGCATGGGGCAACTGCTGGCAGAGCCTGCACAGGCTTGA
- the parC gene encoding DNA topoisomerase IV subunit A produces MSDSLELSLDGVERRSLADFTEQAYLNYSMYVIMDRALPHIGDGLKPVQRRIVYAMSELGLDADSKHKKSARTVGDVLGKFHPHGDSACYEAMVLMAQPFSYRYTLVDGQGNWGAPDDPKSFAAMRYTEARLSRYAEVLLSEVGQGTVDWVPNFDGTLQEPAVLPARLPNILLNGTTGIAVGMATDVPPHNLREVASACVRLLDEPKATIEQLCEHIQGPDYPTEAEIVTPRAEILKMYESGRGSIRMRAVYRVEDGDVVVTALPHQVSGAKVLEQIAAQMQAKKLPMVADLRDESDHENPCRIVIIPRSNRVDADELMQHLFATTDLESTYRVNVNIIGLDGRPQLKNLRTILVEWLEFRTNTVRRRLQHRLDKVEKRLHLLDGLLTAFLNLDEVIHIIRTEEHPKQALIARFELTEIQADYILETRLRQLARLEEMKIRGEQDELLKEQAKLQALLGSEAKLRKLVRSELIKDAETYGDDRRSPIVERAEAKALSENELMPTEPVTVVLSEKGWVRCAKGHDIDATGLSYKAGDGFKAAAAGRSNQFAVLIDSTGRSYSLPAHSLPSARGQGEPLTGRLTPPPGATFECVLLPDDDALYVVASDAGYGFVVKGEDLQAKNKAGKGLLSLPNGAKVMTPRPVADREQDWLAAVTTEGRLLVFKVSDLPQLGKGKGNKIIGVPGDRVASREEFVTDLAVIPEGATLVLQAGKRTLSLKGDDLEHYKGERGRRGSKLPRGFQRVDGLQVEVPA; encoded by the coding sequence ATGAGCGACTCACTGGAACTCAGCCTGGACGGTGTCGAACGCCGCTCGCTGGCTGACTTCACCGAACAGGCCTACCTCAACTACTCCATGTACGTGATCATGGACCGCGCCTTGCCGCACATCGGCGACGGCCTGAAGCCGGTGCAGCGACGCATCGTCTACGCCATGAGCGAGTTGGGGCTCGATGCCGATTCCAAGCACAAGAAGTCGGCGCGTACCGTCGGTGACGTGCTCGGCAAGTTCCATCCCCACGGCGACTCGGCCTGCTACGAGGCCATGGTGCTGATGGCGCAGCCGTTCAGCTACCGCTATACCCTGGTCGATGGCCAGGGCAACTGGGGTGCGCCGGACGATCCGAAGTCATTCGCCGCCATGCGTTACACCGAAGCGCGGTTGTCGCGCTACGCCGAAGTGCTGCTTAGCGAAGTCGGCCAGGGCACCGTGGACTGGGTGCCGAACTTCGACGGCACCTTGCAGGAGCCGGCCGTGTTACCGGCGCGCCTGCCCAATATCCTGCTCAATGGCACCACCGGTATCGCCGTGGGCATGGCCACCGACGTGCCGCCGCACAACCTGCGTGAAGTAGCCAGCGCGTGCGTGCGCCTGCTCGACGAGCCCAAGGCCACCATCGAGCAGCTGTGCGAGCATATCCAGGGGCCGGATTACCCGACCGAGGCCGAAATCGTCACGCCACGGGCCGAAATCCTCAAAATGTACGAAAGTGGCCGTGGCTCGATCCGCATGCGCGCCGTGTACCGTGTCGAGGATGGCGACGTCGTTGTCACCGCGCTGCCGCACCAGGTCTCCGGGGCCAAGGTGCTGGAGCAGATCGCCGCACAGATGCAGGCCAAGAAGCTGCCGATGGTCGCCGACCTGCGCGACGAGTCGGACCACGAAAACCCGTGCCGTATCGTCATCATCCCTCGGTCCAATCGCGTGGATGCCGACGAGCTGATGCAGCACCTGTTTGCCACCACCGACCTGGAGAGCACCTACCGGGTCAACGTGAATATCATCGGCCTCGACGGCCGGCCGCAGTTGAAAAACCTGCGAACCATCCTGGTGGAGTGGCTGGAGTTCCGTACCAATACCGTTCGTCGCCGCTTGCAGCACCGTCTGGATAAGGTCGAGAAGCGCTTGCACCTGTTGGACGGTTTGCTCACCGCGTTCCTCAACCTGGATGAAGTGATCCACATCATCCGTACCGAGGAGCACCCCAAGCAGGCGTTGATCGCCCGCTTCGAACTCACCGAAATCCAGGCCGACTACATCCTCGAGACCCGCCTGCGGCAGTTGGCGCGCCTGGAAGAAATGAAGATCCGCGGCGAACAGGACGAGTTGCTGAAGGAGCAAGCCAAGCTGCAGGCCCTGCTGGGCAGCGAGGCCAAACTGCGCAAGTTGGTGCGCAGCGAGCTGATCAAGGATGCCGAAACCTATGGCGACGATCGCCGTTCGCCAATTGTCGAGCGCGCCGAAGCCAAGGCCCTGTCGGAAAACGAGCTGATGCCGACCGAGCCGGTCACCGTGGTGCTCTCCGAGAAGGGCTGGGTGCGCTGCGCCAAGGGCCATGACATCGACGCCACCGGCCTTTCCTACAAGGCTGGCGACGGCTTCAAGGCCGCTGCGGCCGGGCGCTCCAACCAGTTTGCCGTGCTGATCGATTCCACCGGGCGCAGCTACTCGCTGCCCGCCCACAGCCTGCCATCGGCGCGTGGCCAGGGCGAGCCGCTGACAGGCCGCCTGACACCGCCACCGGGGGCCACTTTCGAATGCGTATTGCTGCCTGATGACGATGCGCTGTACGTGGTGGCTTCGGATGCCGGCTACGGCTTCGTGGTCAAAGGTGAAGACCTGCAGGCCAAGAACAAGGCCGGCAAAGGTTTGCTCAGCCTGCCCAACGGCGCCAAGGTCATGACCCCACGCCCGGTGGCGGACCGCGAGCAGGACTGGCTGGCGGCGGTGACCACCGAAGGTCGCCTGTTGGTGTTCAAGGTCAGCGACCTGCCACAGCTGGGTAAAGGCAAGGGCAACAAGATCATTGGCGTGCCCGGCGATCGGGTGGCCAGCCGTGAAGAATTTGTCACCGATCTGGCCGTGATTCCCGAAGGTGCAACCCTTGTATTGCAGGCCGGCAAGCGTACCCTGTCTTTGAAAGGGGACGATCTGGAGCATTACAAGGGCGAGCGTGGGCGGCGCGGCAGCAAGCTGCCACGCGGGTTCCAGCGCGTCGATGGGTTGCAGGTGGAAGTGCCGGCGTAA
- a CDS encoding TIGR02281 family clan AA aspartic protease, whose amino-acid sequence MSQAPGKRAGRVLMVVAWAAALFLATRFFGQWEDSQRNPNSQVQSEHGEGFIEVRLLGNGQGHFVLDGAINGQVVHFMLDTGATDVAIPEALARELNLERGSPVLLSTANGRTEGYRTRLASLQLGDIRLQDVRAIVVPGLDGPTVLLGMSALQQLEFTQRGGTMLLRQNLK is encoded by the coding sequence ATGAGCCAGGCGCCGGGCAAGCGCGCGGGCAGGGTGCTGATGGTCGTCGCTTGGGCGGCGGCGCTGTTCCTTGCCACGCGCTTTTTCGGCCAATGGGAAGACAGCCAGCGCAACCCCAATAGCCAGGTGCAGTCCGAGCATGGCGAAGGTTTTATCGAAGTGCGCCTGTTGGGCAACGGCCAAGGGCACTTCGTGCTCGACGGTGCGATCAACGGCCAGGTGGTGCACTTCATGCTCGACACCGGTGCCACCGACGTGGCGATCCCTGAAGCGCTGGCCCGCGAGTTGAACCTCGAACGCGGCAGCCCGGTGCTGCTCAGCACTGCCAACGGCCGTACCGAGGGTTACCGCACGCGTCTGGCAAGCCTGCAATTGGGCGATATCCGCCTGCAGGACGTACGCGCCATCGTGGTACCGGGCCTGGACGGGCCCACCGTATTGCTGGGCATGAGTGCCCTGCAGCAACTTGAATTTACCCAGCGCGGCGGCACCATGCTGTTGCGCCAGAACCTGAAATGA
- a CDS encoding HDOD domain-containing protein, translated as MPIETKVPAQAPRTLEAWVKLLESVRIPVPKHSYDRVMAAINDSRRSLRDIAELMQDSPALVLSVMREANHPTNASLAEPAESLEVALNRLGLERSEQLLRRLPALPVEEIPPVLCQFQMISQHAAQQASGLFASRLARLWQEIHWGSLLFLSPLWPLALAYPKLLDIWELRVIHKGEDAAGVEEELFGVRIMALCQTMAEYWRLPQWVTQGYRLLLEERDQLAQVLNIARDEDLLSQQHRLDAEPGLRRWFNQPANTVLLANNLALAAQVGWDNPHLLRWQLLTALYLQTSLEDVQHQVHQQAAASARRHARHALFHPAEALIWPWHQRRPHPDMLAPPPPSSDDLARWRTLCQDLLAQPSPFTNTVHLATQAREALLACGMQRIMLLSLDKASDYLRVQQIAGLPKEAGALALQVSQNKLLQKLMSQAGQLRITPENHSQFSALLPAPLRALFRSEHVLLRSLAVNDQVLMLLVADQGCRPLADISVQAVGKTAQCIERALSVFANRKG; from the coding sequence ATGCCAATTGAAACCAAGGTGCCCGCTCAGGCCCCGCGTACGTTAGAGGCCTGGGTAAAGCTGCTCGAGAGTGTTCGCATCCCCGTGCCGAAGCACAGCTACGACCGGGTCATGGCCGCCATAAACGATAGCCGCCGCTCGCTGCGCGATATCGCCGAACTGATGCAGGACAGCCCGGCACTGGTGCTGTCGGTGATGCGCGAAGCCAATCACCCCACCAATGCCAGCCTGGCCGAGCCCGCCGAAAGCCTGGAAGTCGCACTCAACCGCCTGGGCCTGGAGCGCAGCGAACAGCTGCTCAGACGCCTGCCAGCGTTGCCTGTGGAAGAAATCCCGCCGGTACTGTGCCAGTTCCAGATGATCAGCCAGCACGCCGCACAGCAGGCCAGTGGTCTGTTCGCCAGCCGCCTGGCACGGCTCTGGCAGGAAATTCACTGGGGCAGCCTGCTGTTCCTTTCGCCACTGTGGCCGCTGGCGCTGGCCTACCCCAAGTTGCTCGATATCTGGGAGTTGCGGGTAATCCACAAGGGGGAGGACGCAGCAGGGGTGGAGGAAGAACTGTTTGGCGTGCGCATCATGGCGCTGTGCCAGACCATGGCCGAGTACTGGCGCCTGCCACAATGGGTCACCCAGGGTTACCGCCTGCTGCTGGAAGAACGCGATCAACTGGCCCAGGTGCTGAACATCGCCCGCGACGAAGACCTGCTCAGCCAGCAGCACCGCCTGGACGCCGAGCCCGGCCTGCGGCGCTGGTTCAACCAGCCGGCCAATACCGTGTTGCTGGCCAACAACCTGGCACTGGCAGCACAGGTCGGCTGGGACAACCCACACTTGCTGCGCTGGCAACTGCTGACTGCGTTGTACCTGCAGACCTCGCTGGAAGACGTGCAGCATCAGGTGCACCAGCAGGCCGCTGCCAGCGCCCGCCGCCACGCCCGACATGCCTTGTTCCATCCGGCAGAAGCGTTGATCTGGCCGTGGCACCAACGCCGCCCGCACCCGGACATGCTGGCCCCGCCACCGCCCAGCAGCGACGACCTGGCACGCTGGCGCACACTGTGCCAGGACCTGCTGGCCCAACCCAGCCCGTTCACCAACACCGTGCACCTGGCCACCCAGGCCCGCGAGGCCCTGCTGGCCTGCGGCATGCAACGCATCATGCTGTTGAGCCTGGACAAGGCCAGTGACTACCTGCGCGTACAGCAGATTGCCGGCCTGCCCAAGGAAGCCGGGGCTTTGGCCCTGCAGGTGTCGCAGAACAAGCTGCTGCAAAAGCTGATGAGCCAGGCTGGGCAACTGCGCATAACCCCGGAAAACCACAGCCAGTTTTCGGCCCTGCTGCCCGCCCCGCTGCGTGCCTTGTTCCGCAGCGAGCATGTACTGCTGCGCTCATTGGCGGTGAACGACCAGGTGCTGATGCTGCTGGTGGCCGACCAGGGCTGTCGGCCCTTGGCCGATATCAGCGTGCAAGCTGTCGGCAAGACCGCGCAATGCATCGAGCGCGCCCTGTCGGTGTTTGCCAACCGCAAGGGCTGA
- a CDS encoding rhodanese-like domain-containing protein, which translates to MTDFSGLPLVIEAADLLPRLDSPQLILVDLSSANRYVSGHIPGARFVEGKRTQLGQPPAPGLLPALGELEKLFSELGHRDDAVYVVYDDEGGGWAGRFIWLLDVIGHKGYHYLNGGIQAWPADTLSTEVPASGNARVRLRIDSAPTATREYLQSRLGADDLVIWDARGPQEFSGEKVLAAKGGHIPGAINFEWTAGMDLNDHLRIRQDIADVLLELGITPDKEVITHCQTHRRSGFTYLVAKALGYPRVKAYAGSWSEWGNHPDTPVEV; encoded by the coding sequence ATGACTGACTTTTCCGGCCTGCCCCTGGTGATCGAAGCTGCAGACCTGCTGCCACGCCTGGATTCGCCGCAGCTGATCCTGGTCGACCTGAGCAGCGCCAACCGCTATGTCAGCGGGCATATCCCCGGCGCACGCTTTGTCGAAGGCAAGCGCACCCAGCTTGGCCAGCCACCCGCGCCCGGCCTGCTGCCGGCCCTGGGCGAACTGGAAAAACTGTTCAGCGAACTCGGCCATCGCGACGACGCCGTGTATGTGGTGTACGACGATGAAGGCGGCGGCTGGGCGGGGCGTTTCATCTGGCTGCTCGATGTGATCGGGCACAAGGGCTACCACTACCTCAATGGCGGTATCCAGGCCTGGCCGGCAGATACGCTGTCCACTGAAGTGCCCGCCAGCGGCAACGCCCGGGTACGCCTGCGTATCGACAGCGCCCCCACGGCCACGCGCGAGTACCTGCAAAGCCGCCTGGGCGCCGATGACCTGGTCATCTGGGACGCGCGCGGCCCGCAGGAATTCAGTGGCGAGAAAGTGCTGGCAGCCAAGGGCGGCCACATCCCCGGTGCGATCAACTTCGAGTGGACCGCCGGCATGGACCTCAACGACCACCTGCGCATTCGCCAGGACATCGCCGACGTCCTGCTGGAGCTGGGCATCACACCGGACAAGGAAGTGATCACCCATTGCCAGACCCACCGCCGCTCCGGCTTCACTTATCTGGTGGCCAAGGCCCTCGGCTACCCACGCGTCAAGGCTTACGCCGGCTCGTGGAGCGAATGGGGCAACCACCCGGACACGCCTGTAGAAGTTTAA